In Novosphingobium sp. RL4, the sequence AGAATCTTCACTGATTTTTCAGTCTCACTCGAGTTTTCCAAAGGGAGTTTTTGAAATGGACGCAGAAGCTGCAAAGCTGCTTGGTGCTGGTTTCGCCGCAATCGGTTGCGGCCTCGCCTCGATCGGCGTGGGTAGCGTTTTCGCGAAGTTCCTCGAAGGCGCGCTGCGCAATCCGGGCGCCGCTGATGCCCAGCAGGGCCGTCTCTTCATCGGCTTCGCCGGTGCCGAACTTCTCGGTCTGCTGTCGTTCGTCGTTGCCGCGCTGCTGATCT encodes:
- a CDS encoding F0F1 ATP synthase subunit C, yielding MDAEAAKLLGAGFAAIGCGLASIGVGSVFAKFLEGALRNPGAADAQQGRLFIGFAGAELLGLLSFVVAALLIFA